Part of the Halorussus limi genome is shown below.
CGCCGAGATTCCCGACCGCATCGAGGCCAGTGCGAGTAATCACCTCGGCGGCCGGTCAGTCTCGACGGTCCTCGACGGGATTCCCGACGTGTGCGAGGAAATTCGATCGATACGTGACAAACTCGGCGAGGAAGGTATCGAAGCCAGTGTCGCGGACTTGCTCGACCGACTGATGGACCTCTGTGACGCCCTCGAAGCGGCGTTCGAGGCCCACGAGGCGGGCGAGCACTCGCTCCCCGACGCCGCTCACAAGCTCCCGAAGTACCTCCTCGGCGGCTACGCCAGCGGCGCGCCCTCGGGGATTCCCGACGACCTGGACCTCGAACTCACCGACGAACTCCGGACCTTCACCGACGAGTGCAAGACCGCGCTCGACCTGAACGCTGGCTACGCGGCCTACGAGCGCGAACTCGAAGCGCGCGACTTACTCGACTTCGACGGTCTCGTGGTCGAGGCCGAGCGCCTGCTGAACTCGTCGGTCGGCGAGGAAATCGCCGACCGCTGGGACTACGTCTTCTGCGACGAGTTCCAGGACACCGACCGCCTTCAGTTCGACCTCGTGACCTCGCTGGTCTCCGAGGACCGCCTCTTCGTGGTCGGCGACGACGACCAAGCCATCTACGAGTGGCGCGGCGCGCACGTCGCCAACATCACCGACGAACTCGACGCGGAGTTCGGCGACGACCTCGCCGACGAACCCCTCGAACAGAACTTCCGGTCCCACCAGCCGATTCTGGACCTCGCAAACGAGGCGCTCGAACGACTGGACGAACGCGAGAGCGAGAAGACACTCACTCGGGTCGAAGAACCGGACTACGACGGAACCTTCGTCGCCACCGTCGAAGAGGCCGACGACGAGGACGAGCGCGTCGGGCAACTCGTGACCGTCGTCCGGAACCTCCTCAGCGGGGAGGCCGCCGACCTCGACCGAGCCTACGACCCGGGCGAAATCGCCCTGTTCGTCCGGAAGAACGACCACGCGACGCCGATTTTGGAAGCGTTCGACCGCGCGGGGATTCCCTACCAAGTCGCGGGCGACCTCGCGTCGGAGTCGGTCGGCGTCGGCACGGTCGTCGCGTACCTGAAGGCGCTGGCCCGTCCCGACGACGAAGTGAGTTGGAACCGCGTGCTGACGATGCGCTACCGCCTCGCCGACGCCGACCTCCGGCGTCTGAACGACCACGACGACGGCGTGTTGGCCGGTCTCCGCGAGATTCCCCTCGACGCCTTCGAGGAACCGGACCGCGTCCGCGAGGCCCGAACTCACGCCGCCGAACTCCTCGAACTTCGCGAGACAGCCTCGCTCGCCCACCTCTACCGGGAACTCAAAGACCTCACGAACGTCGAGTGGTACCTCAGCGAGCAGGAGCGCCGTGACCTCACGCAGGTTGAGGAAGTCATCGAGCAGTACGGCGACGGCGCGGTGCAACCGCCACTCACGCCGGAGTTCATCGATTCGCTCGAACACTACGACTCCCTGCTGGACGAGAGCGGGTCGTCGCCGACCAGCCAACCGGACCTCGCCGACGCCGCGGTCAACGTCATGACCGTCCATAAGAGCAAGGGCTTGGACTTCCCGGTTGTGCTGATGCCCCGACTCACCGCCGACGAGTGGGAACCCGACTCCCGCACCTACGACACCCTCGAAACCGCGCTCTCGGGCGACCCCGACTCGGCCTTCCGCGAGGACCTCGTCGCCCGCGACGCCAGAGAGACGCGCCGGGTGCTCCACGTCGGCGTCACCCGCGCCGAGGAACTGCTCGTGCTTCAGGGACGCGCGCCGGAAGGCGAATCGGACAACGAGCGCGAAGTCCACGAGGCGGTCGCGGAGATTCTTCCCGAGACCGCTCCGTGGCGACCCGGAAGTGGCCACCTCCCCATCTGGTCGGACCTACAGGAGTCGCTCCCCGAGACGGCGACCGAGTGGACCGACTCGCTCGCATCGACTGTCGTCGGCGATGTCGGCGGTGAAGTCCGATACGACGGGGATGTACTCTCGGCGACTGAAGGCCGTGAGAAGGTTCTCGCGATCGCTGGCGATTCCGTGGCCGGTGAGCTTGATAGAACAGACCGAGCGGGGCTGTTCGAAGTCGAGACCATCGGTGGGGTATCGAAAGCAGACCCTCCGATTCGACACAGCTACACGTCGCTCGAACGCTACGAGCAGTGTCCGCGACAACACTATCTCGACTTCGTGGTCGATGCTTTCCCGGATTACTGGTCCGGGAGTCCAGCAGGTGATGAGACCGGCGGCGTTTCGCAACACGAAGTCGGCTTGCTCTTCCACGACGTCGCCGAGATGGCGAACAGACGGGGAGTGACGACGCCCGACGTGTGGTACGAACTCTGCGACCGGCTCGCGGGACAGCGACACTCGAAGGACACGGTCGATGCAGTTCGGGCGTGTATCGACCGCTATTTTGAACTCGAAGTGAGCGAGTGGGAACTGCTCGACGCAGAGCGCGAGTTCGAGTTGACTCTCGACGGCCACGAACTCGTAGGATTTGTGGACGCGGTCTATCGGAATCCCGAGGATGAGCTAGTCGTCGTCGACTACAAGGCGACTGAACGACACCGCGACATCGAGAACGATAGGCAACTACCGCTGTACCTGCTCGCGTGCCGCGACCTCTACGACGAACCCGTCTCCAAAGCCGGGTACGCATACGTCGGTGCAGTCGGGCCGAAACTCGAGACCAGCACGTTCGGCGAAACAGAACTTGACACCGTACGCTCGGCGTTGACGGAGACGATGAACGATATCGAATCGACCGCATTCGACAAGTATCGAGCCGGGACTCACTGTCGATGGTGCCAGCATAACGGGCTTCCCTGCGCCGAACGCAAATAAGAAGACGGAGACTTTTTATCAAAAGCCTTCATTGAGCGGTACTAGCGTGTCGCCGCCTGTGCCGGATTATCTACTTCTACGGTAGTTGTAGACAGCAGAAAAGATTTATACGGGTCGTCGGCAATTCCTAATTGAACGATTTCATCCGTTCGTATGCTGGTGGACTCGCTGTCTCGACATCGTTGGTCGATAATCGGTGTTACTACCAGCGAAAATAGACGACAGTGTCCCGCTGGTTCAAGAAATGTACACGGACCGTGCTGAGAGCCTGCCTACTGGAAACTTTGTCCGCTCCCGTCAGTCGGTCACTCCCCCGGTTCACCTCCAGTAACATATGACTACAAACGATAACACGACTGCACTCGATTCGGTACGAGAGAAACTTAACAACGAGATTCCGGATGAGCTCTCCATCTCGAGAGTCACGTACGAAGGCCCAGAACTCATCATCTATACTGATACGCCACGGAAGTTTGCTGAACAGGATGGGCTTGTCCGCCGGCTCGCAAGTACGGTACGCAAGCGAATTACCGTCCGACCCGCACCGGGAACACAGACGAGTCCGACCGACGCAGAACCACGAATCCGCAATCTCATTCCCGATAAAGCAGGGATCACGAACCTAGAATTCTATCCCGAAACGGGGGAGGTGTTGATTGAGGCTGAAAAACCGGGACTCGTTATCGGAAGTCGGGCCAGTACACTCCGAGAGATAACCAAAGAAGTCGGTTGGACGCCGGAAGTCCTCCGAACACCACCGATGGAATCGTCGACGGTCGACAACGTCCGGAACTTCCTCAAGCAAGAACGCGGTGAGCGGCGGCAATTTTTAGAGCAAGTCGGTGAGGAGATTCATCGTGAATCCGGTCAGGACCCAGAGTGGGTGCGTGTGACGACGCTCGGTTGTTGCCGCGAGGTTGGTCGAGCTAGTTTTATACTGAGTACTCCAGAGTCACGCGTTCTCATCGATTGTGGCGATAAGCCAGGGGCCGAGGGTGAAGTACCGTACTTGCAACTTCCAGAAGCAAATCCAATTGCGGATCTTGATGCTGTCGTGTTGACGCACGCCCATCTGGACCACAGTGCGCTTCTCCCACTCCTGTTCAAATATGGGTATGACGGCCCAGTATACACGACAGAAGCGACACGGGACTTGATGGGTTTATTGCAACTCGATTATCTCGACGTCGCCGCGAAGGAGGGGCGTACACCGCCATACGAGAGCGAGATGGTTCGAGAAGAACTCAAACACACAATTACACTTGACTACGGAGACGTCACCGATATAGCACCGGGTATCAAACTGACGCTCCACAACGCAGGGCATATTCTCGGAAGTGCAGTTGCACATTTCCATATCGGAAGTGGATTCCACAATCTCGTTTTCTCAGGGGATATTCATCATACAGATACACGATTGTTCAATGGGGCATCGAACGATTTCCCGCGTGTCGAGACGCTCGTACTAGAGTCGACATACGGCCGACGAAACGACTATCAGACGGATCAAGAGGATAGCGAACGTCGTCTTATCGAACTGATTAACGAAACGTCTGAGAGAGACGGAACGGTCGTTATCCCAGCGTTCGCTGTCGGTCGGTCTCAGGAGCTCATGCTCGTCCTCGAGGAGGCGATGCGCGAGGGGAAGATTCCGACGATGCCAGTCTACCTTGATGGGATGATTCGGGAGGCGACGGCAATCCATACCGCGTATCCTGAGTTCCTACGTGATGGATTGCGCCAGCGGATTCTCCACGACAACGAGAATCCGTTTCTCGCAGATCAGTTCCAACAAGTCGATGGAGGCGACCAAATGCGTGAGGAGATAGCCGCCGGTGATCCATGTATCATCCTCTCAACCTCGGGGATGGTGACAGGTGGCCCAATCATATCGTGGCTCGAACTGCTCGGTGGAGATCCTGAAAACACCCTCCTCTTCGTGGGGTATCAAGCTCAAGGGACACTCGGGCGAAGAATCCAGCGCGGCGAACGCAAGATTCCGTTCAGTGACAGTCGCCGCGGAAAGGAGCTGACGCTTCAGTTCCGCGTCGAGTCAGTAAGTGGATTCTCGGGACACGCAGATCGAAACGGACTCGAGGACTTCGTCCGGACGATGGAACCTCGTCCACACAAAATACTCTGCGTTCACGGTGACGAATCAGCGACAGACCAGTTTTCCTCTGCACTGTATCAGAAATTCAATCTCCGAACATACGCCCCGAAGAACACAGAGACGTTCCGACTCGGTTAGCTGAATTGAGGCGCTAAGCCCCCTTCCTCAACGAGCGACCGAAGGGAGCGAGTAGGGAGGGGATACAGCGCCGCACAGTTCTCATACACGATTCGACACTCGGCCCACAGGCCCACGTAATCGCAACGCCTTTGCATATAGTGAATACAATGCATATTGTGAAGCGGACTACAATCACACTCCGAGAGGACCAACACGAGTGGATTCAAGAACACCACCTGAACCTCTCGTCGTTCATCCGCGAGCGACTTGACGAGTATATCGAGGAACACGAATAGCGAATGTACTACGCCTACAAGTACCGTCTCAAACCGTCCAACGTCCACCGAGAGGAGTTGGACCGCCACCGAGACATTTGTAGGCAACTATACAATCACGCCCTCTACCGCTTCAACCAAATCCCCGAAGACGCAGGCACACTTAATCAGCGTGTTCGGTCCATCCGAGACGAAATCCCGTCCCTGAAAGATTGGTGGGATGGACTCTCGGACGTGTACTCGACAGTTCTGCAAACAGCGGTCATGCGAATTGAACAGAACGTCAAGTCGCTCGGAGGACTCAAGGAGAACGGCTACGGCGTCGGTCACCTCACGTGGAAACCGCCACGGGAGTTCCGCAGTTTCACCTACAGTCAGTCTGGCTTCAAGCTCAACAAGAAGGGCGGTCAGACTGTCCTGTCACTCTCAAAACTCGCGGACATCCCGCTTCGGCTCCACCGACCTATCCCCGACAACGCTACACTCAAACAGGTCACGGTCAAGAAAGAGCCGACGGGCGAGTGGTTCGCCACCTTCGGCGTCGAACTGGACCGTGAATCACCCGAACTACCCGAGAATCCCGAGCAGTGCGTCGGTATCGACGTGGGGATTCTCACGTACGCCCACGACACCGACGGCACGGCGGTCGGGTCGCTCGACCTCTCGGACGAATGTGAACGCTTGGAACGCGAGCAACGGAAACTCTCGCGCAAACAGCACGGGTCGAAAAACTGGGAGAAGCAACGGCGAAAAGTCGCAGAGTGTCACGCCGACCTCCGACGCAAGCGCCGCGACTTCTTGCACAAGCTCTCTGCCTACTACGCTCGGGAGTACGACCTTGTGGCGGTCGAAGACCTGAACGTGACGGGGATGATGGAGTCACCGTCGAACAGCCGCAACACGGCGTCCGCCGCGTGGAGAACGTTCCTCTCGTTGCTCGAATACAAGTGCGAGCGCGAAGGGGCGTACTTCGTGGCGGTCAACCCGAGAGGGACGACCAAGGAGTGTGCATCCTGCGGTGTCTCGACGCAGAAGCCACTGTGGGTTCGTGAACACTCCTGTCCTGCCTGCGGGTTCGAGGCGGACAGGGACGCGAACGCGGCGTGGAACATTCGTTCTCGCGGCCTCGAAGATGTAGGAGTGGGACACTCCGAAGCAACGCCTGTGGAGACTGCGCTCCCTGCGGATACACCTGTATCTGCAAAGCGTGTCGTGGAAACAGGAAGCCCCACCCTCACCGAGCGAACGGCGCAAGCCGTGAGCGAGTAGGGTGAGGTAGTTCACTAGCACCGTATTCGCGTTACCGACGTACTGACTGAAGAATCGTCGACTACTGCGGCGAAATCTATTTATCGGCCACGACAAAAGTAGTAATTGTATCCCGGACTCCGTCCCGTCCTTTTTCCACTCGCCCATCGGTTCGCCACCATAGGGGCGTCCTCCGATGGCACTGCTCTGAGATGCGCCGTGCCAGCGACGGTTCGTCCCCAGCGGTCGTTGGGTGTCCCTTGACGGGGCTGAGCAGTACCCGGAGAGACACCGCACCTATGACCAACGAAACAGATCTCCCCTGCACGGACTGTGGAACTGCCCTCAACGAACGAGTAGTCCACGTGCGGGACCTCTCAATATCCACGGAGTGGCGTGGTACCGTTCAAATTGCAGAGTGTCCACTATGTGGCGCGAGATATTATCCCGAACGCACGCTCGCAAAATTGAGGAGATCCTCACAGCGGACACTATCTCAAGAGGGAGGCTAGCAATTATGGAGAACTCATCACAACAACCTACGGACGGAGTTGAGCTTACCATTAAGAATTTCCCCGAAGTTTTAGCGGACGGCACAACAGTTCTTGTAGCTGGGACAATCGATCCAACAGCATACGCTCTTTGTCTCCGAGCACTCTGCCATTATAGCAGGAGTGCTGATACATCAGTTGTCGTGACGGCAACCGAGAATGCATCTCAGACTATTAGCCGATACGAACGCGTATGTCCGACCTCAGACCCTTCGAAACTCCGTCTCGTCGATATGGCCTCCAAACAGTACATCTCGGCACCCTATGAGGATACCCCGACGATATCAATTCCGACACCGGACGACCTCGAACGCCTCGTTCTCGCGATATCCGAGTTAGCCGAGATAAGCGGTTCGATAACTGGTCAGCGCCACATCGTTATTCGCTCACTCTCGCCGATTTTGGCATCGACTCCTGTTAAGCGTGTTTCGACAGTTCTCAGTCGCATCTCCGGAATCCGAACACCAGCTGGGCTCGGTCTTTTTGGTCTCGATTACACAGCACACGACGAAGAGACAATGAGAGAACTTGCGAGGTGTGTCGATGGCATACTCTGGATAACGAAACGGCCCGATGATCAGATCGAATTTGAACTTCGATCAACGCGTGCACATCTCAACCAGTACTAAGTGGCTATCAACATGACTAATTCGGATTCTGAACTACCAACGGGCTGGTCTGAAGTCCCACCTACAGAGCAACGGGAATCAGTTGTATTTGAGTATAGATATCAGACCGACTCCGAAACG
Proteins encoded:
- a CDS encoding RNA-guided endonuclease InsQ/TnpB family protein, yielding MYYAYKYRLKPSNVHREELDRHRDICRQLYNHALYRFNQIPEDAGTLNQRVRSIRDEIPSLKDWWDGLSDVYSTVLQTAVMRIEQNVKSLGGLKENGYGVGHLTWKPPREFRSFTYSQSGFKLNKKGGQTVLSLSKLADIPLRLHRPIPDNATLKQVTVKKEPTGEWFATFGVELDRESPELPENPEQCVGIDVGILTYAHDTDGTAVGSLDLSDECERLEREQRKLSRKQHGSKNWEKQRRKVAECHADLRRKRRDFLHKLSAYYAREYDLVAVEDLNVTGMMESPSNSRNTASAAWRTFLSLLEYKCEREGAYFVAVNPRGTTKECASCGVSTQKPLWVREHSCPACGFEADRDANAAWNIRSRGLEDVGVGHSEATPVETALPADTPVSAKRVVETGSPTLTERTAQAVSE
- a CDS encoding ATP-dependent helicase, with amino-acid sequence MTEKNAATPDWLPTPEDDFDPKPQQETIIESEDYPMRVLAGAGTGKTFTMVRKIEHLVDEQGVSPDRILALTFTNNAADSMREKLNAKLGAAGYDIDAYTYHSICNELLTDYAYEAGLDPDFEVATDAETYAICLDVLDEIEYRSVKPNVYGPDSYATGAASKLRSFIGSMKRSGISPEEIDDYLGSAERVYELAEIPDRIEASASNHLGGRSVSTVLDGIPDVCEEIRSIRDKLGEEGIEASVADLLDRLMDLCDALEAAFEAHEAGEHSLPDAAHKLPKYLLGGYASGAPSGIPDDLDLELTDELRTFTDECKTALDLNAGYAAYERELEARDLLDFDGLVVEAERLLNSSVGEEIADRWDYVFCDEFQDTDRLQFDLVTSLVSEDRLFVVGDDDQAIYEWRGAHVANITDELDAEFGDDLADEPLEQNFRSHQPILDLANEALERLDERESEKTLTRVEEPDYDGTFVATVEEADDEDERVGQLVTVVRNLLSGEAADLDRAYDPGEIALFVRKNDHATPILEAFDRAGIPYQVAGDLASESVGVGTVVAYLKALARPDDEVSWNRVLTMRYRLADADLRRLNDHDDGVLAGLREIPLDAFEEPDRVREARTHAAELLELRETASLAHLYRELKDLTNVEWYLSEQERRDLTQVEEVIEQYGDGAVQPPLTPEFIDSLEHYDSLLDESGSSPTSQPDLADAAVNVMTVHKSKGLDFPVVLMPRLTADEWEPDSRTYDTLETALSGDPDSAFREDLVARDARETRRVLHVGVTRAEELLVLQGRAPEGESDNEREVHEAVAEILPETAPWRPGSGHLPIWSDLQESLPETATEWTDSLASTVVGDVGGEVRYDGDVLSATEGREKVLAIAGDSVAGELDRTDRAGLFEVETIGGVSKADPPIRHSYTSLERYEQCPRQHYLDFVVDAFPDYWSGSPAGDETGGVSQHEVGLLFHDVAEMANRRGVTTPDVWYELCDRLAGQRHSKDTVDAVRACIDRYFELEVSEWELLDAEREFELTLDGHELVGFVDAVYRNPEDELVVVDYKATERHRDIENDRQLPLYLLACRDLYDEPVSKAGYAYVGAVGPKLETSTFGETELDTVRSALTETMNDIESTAFDKYRAGTHCRWCQHNGLPCAERK
- a CDS encoding DUF7504 family protein → MENSSQQPTDGVELTIKNFPEVLADGTTVLVAGTIDPTAYALCLRALCHYSRSADTSVVVTATENASQTISRYERVCPTSDPSKLRLVDMASKQYISAPYEDTPTISIPTPDDLERLVLAISELAEISGSITGQRHIVIRSLSPILASTPVKRVSTVLSRISGIRTPAGLGLFGLDYTAHDEETMRELARCVDGILWITKRPDDQIEFELRSTRAHLNQY
- a CDS encoding beta-CASP ribonuclease aCPSF1; translated protein: MTTNDNTTALDSVREKLNNEIPDELSISRVTYEGPELIIYTDTPRKFAEQDGLVRRLASTVRKRITVRPAPGTQTSPTDAEPRIRNLIPDKAGITNLEFYPETGEVLIEAEKPGLVIGSRASTLREITKEVGWTPEVLRTPPMESSTVDNVRNFLKQERGERRQFLEQVGEEIHRESGQDPEWVRVTTLGCCREVGRASFILSTPESRVLIDCGDKPGAEGEVPYLQLPEANPIADLDAVVLTHAHLDHSALLPLLFKYGYDGPVYTTEATRDLMGLLQLDYLDVAAKEGRTPPYESEMVREELKHTITLDYGDVTDIAPGIKLTLHNAGHILGSAVAHFHIGSGFHNLVFSGDIHHTDTRLFNGASNDFPRVETLVLESTYGRRNDYQTDQEDSERRLIELINETSERDGTVVIPAFAVGRSQELMLVLEEAMREGKIPTMPVYLDGMIREATAIHTAYPEFLRDGLRQRILHDNENPFLADQFQQVDGGDQMREEIAAGDPCIILSTSGMVTGGPIISWLELLGGDPENTLLFVGYQAQGTLGRRIQRGERKIPFSDSRRGKELTLQFRVESVSGFSGHADRNGLEDFVRTMEPRPHKILCVHGDESATDQFSSALYQKFNLRTYAPKNTETFRLG